The region ttaggaagaGTATGAatatgtgcagtgttggtgtgcctccaggaacagggttgggaaacataTTGTACTTTTTTGTGTTGTGCTGGTggatgaaacaaagattgagtTATTCTCTGATAAcagaaattaaacattttatttttctactgtggataattttttattagatttaaaTATTCAGATTTGTTTTagatattgtttttaattatttttattttatttttttaatattttaatctattatttAAGATTATCGTATTCCTGCTCTTATTACTTTATTCACTATTAATTATactttattattcattattactCTTCTCTGagactttattttcattttttaggatAGAATCTATTCTGAAAAACAGTAAATCATTTCCAAGTATTTCTGAATAAGTGGTTTCACTTTTGGGGTCAGAaagacttttttattattattatttctttgaaagaattctcttactgcatttaattgattatttgaatacttaaaatgtaatattcctgtgatggcaacgctgaattttcagcatcattactccagtcttcagtttcacacaatccttcagaaataatcacaatatgctgatttcatgctcaagaaacatttcttattattatcagtgttgaaaacagttgtgctgcttaatattttgtggaaacagatacttttttttcaggattctttgatgaataaaaaaattcaaatgaacagcatttattggaaatattttagtatatataaatatattttagtaactatttaaaagtctttactgtcacttttgatcagtttaattcatccttgctaaaaaaaaaaaaaaaaaaattaaattcctAAATTAATCTTCTAAAttaaacttactgaccccaaattttgaatggtagtcaAGTATGCAATTTTGATTTAGGctaatattcttttaaaataagccctcattttaacattttgttttattttctgttttattaaagcATATCACAGTGATTGTTTCCCATTTCAGGTCTTTGGTCTTTGGAGTATAAAAGAGAAGTGACAAGTCCACTGTGTATTGCTGCTGCACAAGGTTTCACTGAATGTCTTCAGTATTTACTGGAGCACGGCGCACACCCCAACCTTATCGCAGGAGGAAAAGCGGCACTTCATGAAGCCTGTGCAAACGCCAACACTGAATGTGTAGAGCTGCTGCTGGAACATGGAGCTAATCCTAACCAGATGACAGAGGAGGGACTGACTGGCTTACATCTCTGCAAAACACCACAATCACTACGGTATCATCATATGAATACTATACATACAACACTATAGTATTAATACACTTTATAATTATCATATTTTAAACAATGGTAAAAGAATTGGTAAAAAATTACGGTCAAATAATATGTTATTGTACATTAATAACTGATATGAAAcccatattaataatattttatctctAGTGCAAAATGTGCAGCAAGTTCTTCCCCCCGAAAATTATTGAACCTATTGTTTTTGCTGTGCAAACTGGATTATTCAAAAAGTAGGCCTATCTATAATAAATTTTTTAGGAAAAATCAGTTCAAGCTGCATGCAGGGTTTGTATTCTCTCATCATGAGCATTtgctgtacatttttttttgtagctgTGCAAAAGCCTTGGTGAGATATGGTGCCAAGGTGAACATACCCagtgaggaagaggaagaaacaCCATTGCATGTGGCAGCTAGACATGGTCTGCCCCACCATGCACAGCTGTACCTACGATTCGGAAGCTGTGTAAACCATAGCAGTTCTTCGGGTGAAACGCCACTGGGGGTGGTTTGTGGAGTTGCCCCAGAAAAGACAGACAACAGCCAAGATGAACGGTACCTCGAGCTCTGTCGTCTCCTCCTGGCCTATGGAGCAAACATTAATTTAGCTGATAAAGAACGCCGCAGTCCTCTACACAAGGCAGCCCGCAATGTTCAGCATAAGATGGTGGAGCTTCTCTTGGATCATGGAGCTGATATCAATGCCATTGACTATAACGGATGTTCACCGCTATCTAGTGTTCTACAGAGCTCTGTGGTTCGGCAAGAATGGGAACCTCACATGGTGGTTCAGACCTTGTTAAATCGTGGCTCCATTAAAGTCTGGCCACAAGCACTGCTGAAGGTGATCACTAATAACACAAAGACAATAGCATTAAGATATTTCAATAATCTACAATAAAAACTCTTCTTGTTtcataacttaaagggttagttcacccaaaaatgaaactaatgtcatttattactcacccacatgtcgttctacacccgtaagaccttcgttcatcttcaggaacacaaattaagatatttttgatgaaatccaatggctcagtgaggcctccattgataGCAAagccactgaacctctcaaggtCCAAAAAGGTACTCaggacgagaatactttttgtgcggcaatagaaaaacaaaataatgacttttcagcaatatctagagatggtgatttcaaaacactgcttcgaagctttacaaatcgaatcagaagttcggagcaccaaaatcacgtgatttcagcagatTAGCCGTTtaataggagatccgaatcactaatttgaaacaaaagatttgtaaagctcagaagcagtgttttgaaatcggccatcacaagatattgttgaaaagtcattatttagtttttttggcccacaaaaagtattctcatcgctttataatattaagatagaaccacaaactcacatgaactgttttaaatatgtttttagtacctttatagaccttgagaggttcagtggctttgctctcaatagaggcctcactgagccatcggatttcatcaaaaatatcttaatttgtgttctgaagatgaacgaatgtcttacggatgtagaacgacatgagggtgagtaataaatgacattattttcatttttgggtgaactaaccctttaacattttcctacaactgaaaaaaagcagATTTAAAGTCTATTAATTTGCTGATGTCTCATGCATTTCCATTTCTTTGATCAGTTGAAAAAGTTATTaatttcatgtttgtttgtttttggttttaagGTATTGACAGCCTGTGCAGAGGCGCCTAAAACTGTGGAAATCCTGTTTAACTCATACACACTTGTTCCTGTAACCTACAAATGGGTCGAGGCCATACCTGAGGATACCTTTCTTGTGAGTCTCTTTATCATTTCACCAGGATCTTTGGATTCATATAGATGAAATCTATGTGTAAACATGATTTATAGCATAATTGTTTTGTAGCAAAACAAGGCTAAAGGCTTAAAGGAAATCAGTCAATGAGTCAATGCATCCATGCTGTATGCATTATTGTACCATagtgaagtaaaataaaaataataataataaaaaaaaattaatactttttttttcttttctttttttttagcttcaCCAACCCTTTTATGAGTCTCTTTTTGCACTGGAGTATAAACCACGTAGTTTACAGCATCTGTGTCGGTCTGCACTAAGAAAGCAGTTTGGGAAAAAATGCTACTCACTCATTCCCAGCCTCCCTGTGCCAAAGACAGTACAGCAGTATCTTCTTCTGGAACCGGAGGGGTACATTGACTAGAACCAGACCTTTTGGTAAATAAAACTAGACGGCTTTTTTAGTGTTATAAATGAAGTGCAGACAAAGCTGACTTCCTTACATTTCACTTGCAAAATCACAATACAGTgatattttttgaaatattttcatatatagCTGATATTAGTGTAAATAGctttacaatacattttattgtttgaatggcATTGAATGTTGTGTATGCTATGAATTCTTCATTAATTTCTATAAATATGTAGGCCTAGTTACAgctcatttaatgtttttgtataattatttagttaagaaatatttttcttgtttgCCCTCCAATAAAATTATACCTTTTGACAACTCTGATTCTCCTTCATTTCTCCAGTATAAATGAGTTTGGTATAGATAGATATGTTACACTGACATGCTTGACATCTGTTCATGGACCTGTGGATTGCACTTGTTTGGTTGGCTTGTTGATGTAAGCACTTTtatgtttgtgctttgtaagGTGCCTTGTAAAAGATGCAAAtcttggtcctggagggccgctgtcctgcagagtttagctcctcCAAcaccaattaaacacacctgaaccatcTAATTAAGATCTAACTAGGTAtatagaaacttccaggcagttGTTTTGGAGCTGGaaggagctaaactctgcaggacagcggctcaccaggaccgagtttggacacccctgttgTAGGCTAAGTGATTTGCCTACATGACATCATATGATGTTAACATTGTGGCCATGAGAGGGCGACCTGCTCCATGGCTTTTAAGGCTTTTTAGAGGTTTCATCTCACGTATTTAGGCCTAAGTGTACATTATTTAAGTTATATCTCAAAAGTATCACACTGGTAATTTTCTTAATATGTAAaacatttgacaaaataaaGGAATGAGAGTGTGCAAGTAAAATATTTAGTAGGCTCTTAGGCCTACTGTCGGGGATTTGTCGTTGCGCCACAtccagcatcactgattatatatttaaaggaaCTAGATCTATCTCAGTGgtaaaaagaacattttaacaTATGTTGTGGTTCAAACTCAATGAGGGATGAGCTATCACCATTTGAGCTAGAACCCAAGGTTGCTCTTGTGTACTGTAAGTGGCTTTGGATAAATGTTATAATGAGTTCggtgtacagtacagtccaaaagtttggatccactaagatttttaatgtttttaaaagaagtttcgtctgctcaccaaggctacatttatttaattaaaaatacagaaaaaaaacagtaatattgtgaaatattgttacaatttaaaataactgttttctatttgaatatatttcacaaagtaatttattcctgtgatggcaaagctgaattttcagcatcattactccagtcttcagtgtcacatgatccttcagaaatcattctaatatgctgatttgctgctcaagaaacatttaatgtgtacaattgtacaaaatatttgtgtacaatattttttttacaggattatttgatgactagaaagttcaaaagaacagtgtttatctgaaatctaatcttttgtaacattataaatgtctttactgccacttttgattgatttaatgcatccttgctgaataaaagtattcatttctttaatttcttttcaaaaaaataaaaataaaaattcttactgaccccaaacttttgaacggtagtgtataatgctacagaagcgttgtatttcagataaatgctgttcttttgaactctctattcatcaaggaatcctgaaaaaaaaaagtacacaactgttttcaacattgaaaataatcataaatgtttattgagcaaatcagcatattagaatgatttctgaaggatcatgtgacactgaagactagagtaacgatgctgaaaattcagctttgcatcacaggaataaattactttgtcaaatatatttaaatagtacacagttattttaaattgtaataatatttcacaatattactgttttttactgtatttttaattaaataaatgtagccttggtgagcagacgaaacttcttttaaaaacattaaaaatcttagtggttccaaacttttggactgtactgtagacAATGTTAAACTTAAATGTAGCCTATTGATCTTTTCATAATGCAATAGCTTTAGAGATACTTTAACTTaaaactctatctatctatctatctatctatctatctatctatctatctatctatctatctatctatctatctatctatctatctatctatctatctatctatcataatgTCTACATTCCACAGACTAAGTGCGCACTATGTTCGTCTCATGGTCCAGTGCGTAAATACTCGCTTTAGCTGCGTTGTGCCACCTGGGAGCGGTAAACGCACCGCTATTGAACTGAATGAGCGGCGGTGACGCACAAGCTTCACGAACGAACCGGATCAGACAGATTTTGGCGTGTCACTGTTAGCTGTTACTGTCACCCTTACCGAAGTCGTTTGTCCATCCCAGCTTTAAAAAGTTCTTCGCAGTCATTGTGTGGGCGTTAAagtgcagaagaagaagaaaacggGAGGCATGTGAAGTTACTGTCACTTTCACCAGAGATGAAGAATTCAGTGGAAGATGAGTGCGCTGATTCGGGAGCAGAGACTGGAGGGTGAGCGATGATAAAGAGGCATTATTTGCTAAgataattacataaataaatagtatAGCGAATATAGACATAATGCACTAATTATATTAGACACCTTTGTGCTACAAACAAACATCAACACGCTTAGAAGAATCTGATTCATTAAAAGTGAGTCATTTTGGTGAGGATTCTGATACCTGAGCAGCGCAGGTCGTTAGTAAAAGCATCAGACAGCGCGCTTCTTTTGAAGTTTTCTCGTTTTGTTTCTACCTCTTTTGGCCCATTTCTTATTTAACCATCTGTTGTTTGGCA is a window of Megalobrama amblycephala isolate DHTTF-2021 linkage group LG6, ASM1881202v1, whole genome shotgun sequence DNA encoding:
- the asb18 gene encoding ankyrin repeat and SOCS box protein 18 isoform X1; amino-acid sequence: MLSQGSGACAASRKATFLTERRRSSLDSSQRVRTEKTRGYRQPGLHFLCPPVINDLLTHHWRDMQDGFSDPEQLNRVLEFQSDELLWTAQKQGLWSLEYKREVTSPLCIAAAQGFTECLQYLLEHGAHPNLIAGGKAALHEACANANTECVELLLEHGANPNQMTEEGLTGLHLCKTPQSLRCAKALVRYGAKVNIPSEEEEETPLHVAARHGLPHHAQLYLRFGSCVNHSSSSGETPLGVVCGVAPEKTDNSQDERYLELCRLLLAYGANINLADKERRSPLHKAARNVQHKMVELLLDHGADINAIDYNGCSPLSSVLQSSVVRQEWEPHMVVQTLLNRGSIKVWPQALLKVLTACAEAPKTVEILFNSYTLVPVTYKWVEAIPEDTFLLHQPFYESLFALEYKPRSLQHLCRSALRKQFGKKCYSLIPSLPVPKTVQQYLLLEPEGYID
- the asb18 gene encoding ankyrin repeat and SOCS box protein 18 isoform X3, producing MSDDIALDYPVESEFVQALKEAQSKEDSTCVQTLLVEASKENPNVIIELSNDDWMKDPDVELPPVVLLGLWSLEYKREVTSPLCIAAAQGFTECLQYLLEHGAHPNLIAGGKAALHEACANANTECVELLLEHGANPNQMTEEGLTGLHLCKTPQSLRCAKALVRYGAKVNIPSEEEEETPLHVAARHGLPHHAQLYLRFGSCVNHSSSSGETPLGVVCGVAPEKTDNSQDERYLELCRLLLAYGANINLADKERRSPLHKAARNVQHKMVELLLDHGADINAIDYNGCSPLSSVLQSSVVRQEWEPHMVVQTLLNRGSIKVWPQALLKVLTACAEAPKTVEILFNSYTLVPVTYKWVEAIPEDTFLLHQPFYESLFALEYKPRSLQHLCRSALRKQFGKKCYSLIPSLPVPKTVQQYLLLEPEGYID
- the asb18 gene encoding ankyrin repeat and SOCS box protein 18 isoform X4, producing MKDPDVELPPVVLLGLWSLEYKREVTSPLCIAAAQGFTECLQYLLEHGAHPNLIAGGKAALHEACANANTECVELLLEHGANPNQMTEEGLTGLHLCKTPQSLRCAKALVRYGAKVNIPSEEEEETPLHVAARHGLPHHAQLYLRFGSCVNHSSSSGETPLGVVCGVAPEKTDNSQDERYLELCRLLLAYGANINLADKERRSPLHKAARNVQHKMVELLLDHGADINAIDYNGCSPLSSVLQSSVVRQEWEPHMVVQTLLNRGSIKVWPQALLKVLTACAEAPKTVEILFNSYTLVPVTYKWVEAIPEDTFLLHQPFYESLFALEYKPRSLQHLCRSALRKQFGKKCYSLIPSLPVPKTVQQYLLLEPEGYID
- the asb18 gene encoding ankyrin repeat and SOCS box protein 18 isoform X2, whose translation is MLRTMCFENLCSTVQLNGWQALLDDNCELGQDHWERAHLRSLWLYRAVVKGDSRGLRTLLKRNYIDVDVFYNVNREELEWQSHTETTFGPSGLWSLEYKREVTSPLCIAAAQGFTECLQYLLEHGAHPNLIAGGKAALHEACANANTECVELLLEHGANPNQMTEEGLTGLHLCKTPQSLRCAKALVRYGAKVNIPSEEEEETPLHVAARHGLPHHAQLYLRFGSCVNHSSSSGETPLGVVCGVAPEKTDNSQDERYLELCRLLLAYGANINLADKERRSPLHKAARNVQHKMVELLLDHGADINAIDYNGCSPLSSVLQSSVVRQEWEPHMVVQTLLNRGSIKVWPQALLKVLTACAEAPKTVEILFNSYTLVPVTYKWVEAIPEDTFLLHQPFYESLFALEYKPRSLQHLCRSALRKQFGKKCYSLIPSLPVPKTVQQYLLLEPEGYID